One Eremothecium cymbalariae DBVPG#7215 chromosome 2, complete sequence DNA window includes the following coding sequences:
- the HEM12 gene encoding uroporphyrinogen decarboxylase HEM12 (similar to Ashbya gossypii AGL210C), translating to MQSVDRSKFAPLKNDLILRAARGEAVERPPCWIMRQAGRYLPEYHKVKDGRDFFETCHDAEIASEITIQPVKRYAGLLDAAIIFSDILVIPQALGMRVEMLEGKGPHFPDPLRTPEQLETVLQYKVDVLKELDWAFKAITMTRIKLAGQVPLFGFCGAPWTLLVYMTEGGGSRLFRFAKEWINKRADLSHTLLQKITNIAVEFLAQQVVAGCQILQVFESWGGELSPADFDEFSLPYLKQIAARVPERLKELGITEHVPMTVFAKGSWYALDKLCSAGYNTVSLDWLWNPADAVKVNNGRVVLQGNLDPGVIYGTKEVITKKVEFMIKEFGGGKKNYIVNFGHGTHPFMDPEKVRYFLEECHRVGSAQ from the coding sequence ATGCAGTCTGTTGATCGTTCAAAGTTTGCTCCTCTCAAGAATGACTTGATTTTAAGAGCTGCGAGGGGAGAAGCAGTAGAGAGGCCACCATGCTGGATTATGAGGCAGGCGGGTCGCTATTTGCCTGAATACCATAAGGTTAAGGATGGTAGAGACTTTTTTGAGACTTGTCATGATGCAGAGATTGCTTCAGAGATTACTATTCAACCTGTAAAACGGTATGCCGGTTTGCTTGATGCTGCGATTATCTTTTCGGATATTCTTGTGATTCCTCAGGCGCTGGGGATGCGAGTGGAGATGTTGGAAGGCAAAGGTCCGCATTTTCCTGATCCGCTGCGGACACCAGAGCAATTGGAAACTGTACTACAGTACAAGGTGGATGTTCTCAAAGAATTGGACTGGGCGTTCAAAGCAATAACGATGACTAGAATCAAGTTGGCTGGTCAGGTTCCACTATTTGGGTTTTGTGGTGCGCCGTGGACCCTACTTGTATATATGACAGAAGGTGGCGGGTCTCGGCTATTTAGATTTGCCAAAGAATGGATTAACAAGCGTGCTGACTTGTCTCACACGTTGTTGCAAAAAATCACCAATATAGCTGTCGAGTTTTTGGCCCAACAAGTTGTAGCAGGCTGCCAAATTTTGcaagtttttgaaagctGGGGGGGTGAATTGAGTCCTGCTGATTTTGACGAATTCTCACTACCATACTTGAAACAAATTGCTGCCAGGGTCCCTGAAAGATTGAAGGAATTGGGTATTACTGAACATGTACCAATGACAGTTTTTGCCAAGGGATCTTGGTACGCACTGGACAAGTTGTGCAGTGCTGGCTATAATACTGTTTCTTTGGACTGGTTATGGAACCCAGCTGATGCCGTAAAAGTTAACAATGGTAGGGTTGTTTTACAAGGTAACCTCGATCCAGGCGTTATTTATGGTACTAAGGAAGTAATAACAAAGAAAGTGGAATTCATGATTAAGGAATTTGGCGGCGGTAAGAAGAATTACATTGTGAACTTCGGTCATGGTACGCATCCTTTCATGGATCCTGAGAAGGTCAGGTATTTCTTGGAAGAGTGCCACAGAGTTGGTAGTGCCCAATAG
- the VMS1 gene encoding Vms1p (similar to Ashbya gossypii AGL211C): MSDALKKNNLYIYDLSSDVLSSLELMVFDGLVSEVSKQEPISTTVDQAPIESGSKKCTSCGIELESLDLSRAHFKGDFHRYNLKRKINGLAAIPSEEFDAITAASDVESISWSESDSSSDKSDVEDIYSGVTDKLSTIFENEMRNLNISQEEKQEGESLLPSHLNTRSALLFLKSKLLKANKLFGIYKPLFNAETILNPLETINLWKQEDQSRKQSALFMIGGGHFAGAIVSHQRSTLTGTSRNSSGSPQEQCVNFLVSKTFHRYTTRRKQGGSQSTMDNAKGKANSAGSSLRRYNEAALKNDVQVLLKQWEPYLSKCENIFIRAKSASDKKIFTEGDVCLKKGDPRIKSFPFTTRRPTTNELKRVWCQLTYLQIAEKPRPVLKDPRSVNKVIATPKEDNKITEQVLTPAEKHTHELITLLKKSRAPQLVTYIKKNQIDVNFVLEPVKEYIQTPTMLHFAAFNSLKNMVLILLSTLKCNPTIENEFGKTAWDLGKKKDVKQAFQIARYNLGESFVDWEKSHIGKPLSREEVNEMNQKEAEQEQQEVEKVIKEELEIVRGQQKKQQELKRGVGRMLSQPTDLERTMNSLTDDQRMKLMREQRARAAEARMRQNLQK; the protein is encoded by the coding sequence ATGTCAGATgctttaaagaagaataaCCTCTATATCTATGATCTATCTTCGGATGTTTTATCATCCTTGGAATTGATGGTCTTTGATGGGCTTGTCTCTGAAGTTTCGAAACAGGAACCCATCTCAACTACTGTAGACCAGGCTCCAATTGAAAGCGGTTCTAAGAAATGTACTTCATGTGGAATCGAATTAGAATCTTTGGATTTGTCACGAGCCCATTTCAAAGGTGATTTTCATAGATATAATCTTAAAAGGAAAATAAATGGTCTTGCTGCCATTCCatctgaagaatttgatgcAATCACAGCAGCTAGCGATGTTGAGAGTATATCATGGTCGGAGAGTGATAGCTCGAGCGATAAGTctgatgttgaagatatcTACAGCGGTGTTACGGATAAATTGTCTACAATCTTCGAGAATGAGATGAGAAACCTCAACATCTCACAGGAAGAGAAGCAGGAAGGGGAATCACTCCTTCCTAGCCACTTGAACACAAGGTCTGCGCTGCTTTTTCTAAAGTCTAAGCTCTTGAAAGCGAACAAATTATTTGGGATTTACAAGCCTTTGTTCAACGCTGAAACCATCCTTAACCCGCTGGAAACAATAAACCTATGGAAACAGGAAGATCAATCTAGGAAACAATCTGCATTATTTATGATCGGTGGGGGACATTTTGCTGGTGCAATTGTCTCTCATCAAAGATCTACTCTTACTGGAACATCGCGGAACTCATCAGGATCACCGCAAGAACAATGCGTCAACTTTTTAGTGTCTAAAACATTTCATAGGTATACCACTAGAAGGAAACAAGGTGGCTCACAGTCTACTATGGATAATGCAAAGGGGAAAGCTAATTCGGCAGGCTCTTCATTGCGTCGCTACAATGAAGCTGCTTTAAAGAATGATGTCCAAGTATTGTTGAAACAATGGGAGCCTTATTTGAGTAAGTgtgaaaatatatttattagGGCAAAGAGTGCTTCTGATAAGAAGATATTCACTGAAGGAGACGTGTGCTTAAAAAAAGGTGATCCAAGGATTAAATCATTTCCATTCACTACCCGAAGACCGACTACCAATGAATTAAAGAGAGTTTGGTGTCAGTTAACATATCTACAAATAGCTGAGAAACCAAGACCTGTTTTAAAAGATCCAAGATCTGTGAACAAGGTTATAGCCACTCCAAAAGAAGACAATAAAATTACTGAACAAGTATTAACACCCGCAGAAAAACACACTCACGAATTGATAACCCTCCTAAAGAAATCAAGGGCTCCTCAATTGGTAACgtatatcaaaaagaatCAAATTGATGTGAATTTCGTTTTAGAGCCTGTTAAAGAGTATATACAGACACCGACTATGCTTCACTTTGCTGCATTTAACTCACTGAAAAACATGGTCCTTATTCTTTTATCCACTTTAAAATGTAATCCTACAATTGAGAACGAATTTGGAAAAACAGCTTGGGATTTAggtaagaagaaggatgTTAAACAAGCCTTTCAGATTGCAAGATATAATTTAGGTGAGTCTTTCGTGGATTGGGAAAAGTCCCATATTGGCAAGCCCTTGAGCAGAGAAGAAGTAAATGAAATGAACCAAAAAGAAGctgaacaagaacaacaagaGGTGGAAAAAGtaataaaagaagaattggaaattGTTAGAggacaacaaaaaaaacagcAAGAGTTAAAGCGGGGTGTTGGCAGAATGCTCAGTCAGCCGACAGACTTGGAAAGAACTATGAACTCTCTGACTGATGACCAAAGAATGAAGCTAATGCGTGAGCAAAGGGCAAGGGCCGCTGAGGCGCGGATGCGTCAAAATTTgcagaaataa